In Mugil cephalus isolate CIBA_MC_2020 chromosome 19, CIBA_Mcephalus_1.1, whole genome shotgun sequence, the genomic stretch GAAGTTAAACAACGTATTGTTAAAGAAAGGCATTCAATATGCCAAGAATACTGTATATaagatgttaatgttttaactATGTAACAGGTAGAATATTTATCATGTTCACTATCCTGGTTCAATGCTAATTAGAGTCAACCAATGAGGACAGCTTATGCAAAACATAGGACCATGAATGTCTGTATAAAAGATTTTGTGCCAGTCTATCAAGCTGATGTTGTTCTAACTCTAACTCAGGATAAGCTGTCCTGGTGGTCATGGTGGCACTTAAGAGTCAAAGGTGTCATctggattcatcctctgggtaTCAGCATTATCTGTAATAAACTTCATGATATTCCATCCAATGGTGGAGTTATTTCATTCTGGATCAAAGCAGCGGACCAACCACAGACGAGTGGACAAATGAACAGTAACAGGGTGAAAGACACAGTTTGAGCATCCAACCTGAAGCCAGCTGCTTCTCTAGGTGTTCGATGTGCTGCAGGCGCCTGTCAATCATTCTCTCTCGAGCTAACACCTCTGAGGTCAGACTGGCGAGACGTTGGGCCTGTTTGTTGAGGAGAAcctaaaacacattaaaaaaaacaaacagattttcttCCTCATGTCCACTGGCAAATGCAGCCAATACAAAATGCAAGGTTTTATGAAACAACATCAAGCTAATGCTCAAACGTGTGTGGACAGCACTTGATGAAGTTTGAGGGagtcttttcctgttttaaaatcTCACTCACCTTCATGGAGCTGAGATCACTTGGAGCTCGACCTCCCGACCTCAGCTCATTCAGACACTTCACTCTCCGGAGGACGCGGCTCATCCGCCGCTGCATGGCTTCTTGCGCTGCCTCCAAGTCTTCATACTCCTTCTGCAGGTCTCTGACCGCCCTCCACAGCCTGTCCTTCCTGGCAGAGAGCATCTGGACGTCCTTCCTCACCTGAAGAAGATCACACACTAATGCACCCAAGGACATACGCGACGgtgaaagtgaataaaaagaGATGGGTGAAAAGTAAAAGAAGGGGTTAAGACAGCTTCTGAGGCAACCTTTTAACAAATCTCCACTCATAGCATCAAAGCATTAGTATATGCTACACACTGTAGTGTATTGTAAAGAGACTTTCAAATGCGGTAAATAATCAATGTGCGGATTTACAGAAGGTTAATCAGCAACTTTTCAAAAAGGAAGTGTCAAACACCCTTTTCCAGATAATATGTCATCACATACAAATTATCATTTGGCTTCTGAGTGGTGATGAGATATCATGGCAAGTTTCTGACATTGTGTAGACTCAAttcaaaatcaaataattaGAAAATAGTATAGCAGCTGTGTACTTTGACTATCTAAAATGCTTTGAAAGCATAAAAGTGGACCTTCCTCACCTGCCTGTGAGCCCGTCCCGTGTGCACACTCTGCTTCCGAAGGCCGTCCAGACTCCTTGTGGCCTCGCTCAGCTCTGCCGAGTCCCTCTCTCCCTGCCGCTCCAGCCGCTCCACGTTATCCTCCACGCCCTGCAGCAGGTGAGTCAGTCCCAGAGAGAGCATTCTCAACTGGGACATGGGAACCTCACCTGCCCCCCGTCCGGAGCCGTCACCCGGTGGCCGGGCGTTCTGGGCCTGACCGAGCGCCGTCACTAAAACGGACAGCGGCAGCAAAAGGCTCGCCTTCATATTCCACCAGGTAGGGACTCTCAATCCTCTTCTGCAGGTTTCAAATCGTGAACCAGATCTAGTCACATGCTAGAGTACCAACAGAGTGCTGCGCATTTCAGAGATGATTCCACATCTGCCAGGCCTCTGGAGTCCTGTTGTGTCTCAGATGTTCCCTGAGGTCTGGAGCTCAAAGTGGTGAAAGATAGAAGGatgagaagagggaggagaaccAAACAGAGGCAAGGGGGGAGTTCCCAAACTGACTCGTGAATTATAAAGTTCACTGGGATctaaattttatatttaaacaacaGGATCATCTAATAAATTGTGTATGAATTGATTTTCTTGTGATGAATACAGAATTTCTTTCACATGGGAACATCACTTTCATTATGCCTAATCGTTATTGATTGAATCCAACAAGAGAGGTGAACAGAATATTTCTGCagctaataaatgttaattaaatacaTGATGTGAACTGAAAGCCTTAGCGTTTCAGTAACCAGTACTTTGCTGAACTTTATTCCACTGATAAATGCATCAGTTGGATATCTATATAAAATTGAAACAAGAGAGACATCTGCTGGCTGTTTGAGGAGCTGCAGTGGGTTCCCGTCATGTTCTGGGAAGTGAAGTGAGTAAACAGGATGCCAGTTCATTCCGCCGCTTTATGCTGAGTCTATGATTAGTAACAAACCACTTTTTTAAGCGTTTGTGATATTTCCTGTGTTGAGTTTATCCCAATATAGATGTATGTTGTTCAAGACTTACCCCTTGTGTGTTATAAATGAATTCTTTGTCATCGGGCCGCGCTTGTCATCAAGCAGTACTCTAAATCATATTTTGGAGCCAGTTCTTAGTACTTCTGTTAAGTAAATGTATCAAGACAGTTTTAATCTGGAAGATGGCTGCGTTTAGGGCAACTATAACCAGACTCCCAGTGGAAGGAAACGACTGCCAAAAGACCTGCAGCTGGTGGCAGCAGTTCAGTTTTTTGTAACCTAAATAGCAATTTAGTAATCTAAATAGCAACCTGTaagtaagaaaaataagttgATTGAACATATCTTAGAAATGGGGATTTTTGTcagaaaatttttttttaaaaatcttaatCTTGTAATctaaaccaatcagccacaacattaaaaccacccacaggagaagtaaaagacattgaccatcttgtgacaattcagtgttctgctttttGACATCATCCGTTCATGTGGTAATCagacatgttccacccacctagaccagaccagacacacccaccccacagcaatgacgcTATTtgatccccagcaggatgcagcctgacacagacacacactcaaaaatgctttaggaacaatttaaaaaatatgaagaacaacacaaggtgttgacatgacCATCAAATCCACTAAAtatcaaactgatcaagtatctgtgggatgatccaaagGGGGTCCCTCCCCTAAACCGATAGgaccaaaggcccccactaacacaataactgtttcagaggcaggaatgtggtcataatgctacGCCTCATTGGTGAATATTAATATAGGTATAAGATATATTAGATTAAGACTAGATTAGGGAATTTCCAGCCtgattcacaaaataatcaCCCACAATACATCAACAAAACAAGTAACTCAAAGCTTGAAAAGGAGCAGCATGAAgcaatgacaaaaaatatataataagcAATTGTACAATTGTATGTATTTAATAATACAATTTGTATGTAATTAGGTTTCTTTGTTTCGCTTGTTATTTTCCAGTATTTTCATCTCCAAACACCATGCCAATTAACTATTGTTGAAGTGGACTGAATTGAGAGAGCTGGGGTACAAAACATGACTTCCTGCACTGAGACTCGGCCTGAAAGAAGGGCTTTGTGCTCACAAGGGACAGACCAACAAACTGTTCTTTGAATTGTTGTGGAGTTGGGGCAGGCCCAATGCACAAACGACACTATGTCAACTCATAAAGCCTGATTTATAAACGCGGAGAAAGGCGTCAGTCTCAGCCCACTGCTTCCTCCTGGCATTCTGGACGCAGAAGAAAGCTGCAGGAGGACCGTGTCGCTGGGTCGCAGCGCGAGGGAGAGGACCGACCACCTTAAACAGTAAGTCAACATGCTTTTGCCATTTTAAGAGGCTGTTTCAATAACAACCTTTAAAGCTAACGTCACTATAGTGAACCAATTATCTATGAAGCCTCTCTTggtctgtcatttttattaaactaTTAGAATAAAGGCTACTTGATGAAGAAAATCATAAAACTGGCACAGGGATCAAATAATGAGTAATCATAAGACAGATTGAAATGGATTGAAATATACACGTGTACAAACAAAGCAATGTTCAGATTTAggagcaaagtggaaaaacattgttttatccGTGTCCAATATTAAGTAAAATATACTGATGGGCAAATATTAGGCTATATTATCTTACTTTGGGAGATGTTTGAGAGGCAAATACATTaagcttagcataaatactaGAACCTGCTGGATCAACAACCCACCTGATTTGATCCAAGTTGAACAAATATGCCTACTAACACCCTTAAAGCTCAATAATTAACTCAGCTTTTTACCCAGCTTTTTGAAGATGGAGTGCGGTGCTTTTAGCTATAAACAAACATCAATTAAAATACAAGTCCGTGTCACACGTGATCAAACTGGTCCAGAACAGGTAAATCTCTCTGTATTTCACTATTCAGACTTTCAAATCTTTCTGTCTGCGGCAGTTATGCCAGACTTGAAGAGGAAGCAACCGTAGTGACGTGCACTGGGAGTATGGTGGAGCTTGTGGTAGTAAAACCAGACTTATTACTGAAATGAAGGTCAGGGTGTGTGTCTTGTCCCCGCTGAAGGACAAGAGTGAACGGAGGCAATGTAGACTGTAGGTGTGCATCATACGCACAAGGTCAACTCTGTTGCTGTAATTACTGGCACAGCCAGAAGGGGGACACAAAAATCACGCAGTGCAGAGCAGTATATTAGAGAGAgcttctacagtgtaaccctatggggcggatatgctatgttgaaataaatcgcttatgttcaccattaacgggcctataaatgtaatttccaATGTCTGTCAATGTGTAAAAGGCCCTCATTTTAATATCCTAGCATCTACTTaccttaaatatcttaaatgagcctgagaaatgctttgtagcccaatcacctcatcagtcatggagctgtgttttccttctccttaGTCCCCGTGTTAATCCATTGcctttaaaagtttgaaattattattatttattgaaaaattataaataatagtaaatagtgaaaatgaaactagtcttattgttatttactattattatcgTAACATTaacatgctagccataataacttagtactAACCGAGGCAAAGTTAGTGTCAATTAAATTTCTCTACCTACTACCGTTCATTCATTTGTGAAGCAGTGTTGGGCGTTTTTTAGATCcaggtacacattaatgatggtatgactttatttttcctatataaattcttaacaaacatcaaagagagacatagacatttacctcacataacagggagaaatcggatgacatccagttcttccttttaatcttctgctcccacaactttctctgtttttgttcactggggaaacggtggagtttgaAACTACCAGCCAGCTGGGGCCTTTCcatgtggagtttgcatgttctccctgccCTTGCGTGGGATGTCTCCATGTGCTTCcttccacacttttttttttcatcagtaaTTCTGCATTAGCTGGTCTGCATCTGAGTGTGAATGGTCGTTTGCATTTCTACTTTAGCTCTTTGATAGTCGGGCCACCTGTCCAGAACCTCTTGTCTGATGACAGCTAGGACAGGCTCTAGCCCTCCACGATCCTCTAGATAATGGAtggatttctttcatttctactACACACAGATATCAGAGCAAACTGGTTTTGTCATCCAAAACCTGCATGATGATCTGCAGGATAAGGTACACAATCTTGGCTTGCTGTGGGGATCAGGTGATGGTAGAAATAAacctatgtatgtatgtacaagACAGGTCATGCCCTACATGCCGGTACGAGCATATGTCTGCAATGCACAGCAGTGCAGGTTGAAAAATAATGTTGAGCAGAATGAACCACTGTGAACCTCGTCTGTTAAGCTGAAGCTGCTAGCAGAAGTAGTGGCCACTAATCAAAGAGGGGTTCATCTTCCTTTGACATGTTGAGCAACCAGGGTACAAATAGACATTTTGACCTGAAGTGGGTactaaaagaaaactgacagaATACCAAAAATCACAGATATATCAAGATTGTCTGCAGCTGCTTTCATGTGTGTGGTTCAGACTTGGTACTGTTCCATTTTTATGGCAAAAGGTGtttcaattaaaaagaaaaaccatgTGACCAGTTTTACAAAAGTAGAGGGACTGTCTCTCTTGGACGTCATTCAGTGTGTTATAACTGCTCAGATCGTGGATCTACCAGGTGTTGACAGTTTAACACGAGTAGAGTAAGAATCGTGTCACAGCAATTAGACGTTGAGTATACAATTATAAAACGTTTTGTAAGCCCTTTTGACTAACTGGTATCTTTGTGTAATCGTTGTGCGTGAGTGTGCGCGAGGGGGTTGGACTGTAACAGCATAACTTCTCAGGGAGTATGTAGGGAGGGAACATTACGGAATATGAAGAACAACTCTAAGGAGACTGACAGTAAGtgagaaattttattttatttttttcttgaatcaAAGATTACTTTGCTTATTTCCTTTCCATTTACATGCTTTCTGGATAACTTCCTATATTCCTGCctgattaaaaattcaaaatctAATATGCAACTCTGTAAATAAATTCACCATCTCTTTTGAACTATAGCAGTCTTTGCATTCTTCTAGTGTCTGAGCACATACTGTGAGCTAAATACAGATGTACACCATGAACaagataattatttaatttatcacaCTGTGGAGAGAAATAGTACAAATGTGGCACCAATCACCCTCGGAAACCCCACAACCTGTGACAAAATCTGTCAAATTTGGGGTGGAGGCTTAGGAATACTGACAGTTTGACGACTTTTCAATCTTCTTGACGGGCTGTTTTTACAGGGACATACCAACTAGCATGCTCCCGTTGCCAGAAATCTTACACATGGTGGCAGACACAGACTGATGGCTTGTAGCTCAGACAAGTGTAATGTCGAGAAGACAGCGCGGATATGCCAGTCAAACAGGCTTTGACAAAAAGGGAGTAAAAAGGGGAACCAGAGTGAGCGATGTGAACTACTGCAGGACTGTGAGGGAACAGTCCTTTTTCCAAGCTCGGCTCCGGTGCAGCTCGCATCATTAACAGCAGCTCCGCGGTATTCATGTGTCCCAGTAATCCGTGTCAGTGTGACAgaaagcagcaaaatgaaattcAGCCATGAtgagtttttattgtttgctcCTGAGTTTTCCCACTGGAGAATGTCAGGAGTGTCTAGCATGAAAAGTGCCTTGGGCAGGTTCTGAACTGACACGAGACGTCAGTGGCTGGCAGAGTGACAACAGGGTGTGTGTATTTCACGGCTGACTATTACATATAGTGTTTTTCTTGGAGCTGCGCCTTGCTCTGTATGCTGCAGAAACTTTGGAAATTGTGTGAGATCAAAGTATGACGGTGTGACACGCGCCTGTTAATTATCAATATAGAATTAGCTGGTAGCTAATGTTCGCATGGAGTTGCTTGAAACTTAATACAGAAAActtaaacagaataaaaacatactaaaccccataaatttaaactttaaaaactattagaacagcaaaacaaattttaaaaaagaattaattattattaaaggtgAGCTTTTGCAATCTGGGGAATTTCAACCTCTTCTTCCGCACTAATGCTTCTAATACAATCTTTTCAGTGCTCCATGAAGGCCCCACCAAGTCGAGCATGATTTGACTCTGGCTTCCCAGGGGTTTGGAGGTCAAAGGTAGGGTGGCTAAacagctggtggtggtggtgggggtcacATGCCAAGATCACGCTTGGTATGTCATGCCTCCACGGATCAAACATGTAAAAACTGAAACCCCGTCAAGCAGGAGTGAGCATGTTTTTGTAGTGTGATTCCCATTAAGTCAGCTCCAGCAGTCACATGCACTGCTCGGCACACCGCAGGACCCTGTCATAGCGCGGCGGCACGAACCTGAGCGCGCGGTTCACATTCAGCTTGAGCACTCTGAACTTGGTGTGATTTAGTAGAAGAATTTAATATGAAAATCGTTTATGAGACAGGAGAAACTGGGTTGAGTGACAGGTTTAGGAGGCAGCTGTGAAGAGCAGCCATGAACCATCCGTCATTACTGATGCTGTGCAGCCAGGGACTAACAAAACTGAGTACACAAAGATTAATTACGGTTTGCTTGCGTGCTTGGATGGGTGTGGTGCCCTGGTGCAGTTTGGATGTAGCGGGATGCGTCCTCAAAGATGCCATCATCACTATTTTATTGTTCACAGTGGACACGTACAGTACGTGTGAAAGAGGTCGCGTATCTCTCAAGAGCACCTTAGTATCTTTCGGCTGATGGTTTTGAATTTCGGGCCTTTAAACTAGCGCTCATCAGCCAGACACTCCAAATGCTCAATACCTCAAAATGTATTGGGAGAAAgctggggtggatggatgggttcaCAAAGTGAGGAACCCTAGATGCTTCCTAATAGCAGTAGTTTATTTTAGCCAGTAGCACAGTCCTCCAGATCGTTAGTGACATTGTTTTTCACACCGCGTTCTTTCCCTGACCAATTACTTCTACGCCCAGATCAAATTTTCATGTAATAGCACGCTAAAATGCTGAACTAAAACGGTAAATGTGTTTATACTTGTACTTGCCTCTTCATAGACGGTTTAGACGTAAACATTTATGCAGAAGCCACAGGGACAGCGCGGAGCATACACAGACTGTACGCAGATCGTAAGTAGACCCTAGCGCAGTAGCTCACATGCGCCTCTCTAGAAATGTAATTGTTGTTTCTGCGTTAAGTTGATGCAGAGGCTACGGGGACAATGCAGACACCTTCACAGAGCCTTCACAGAGCCTTCACAGAGCGTAGCGATGTAACTGACGTCCACCCCCcttagaaatgtaactacgtgcCACGCATTCACTGTATATACGATGGACAAACCCACTGTGATGTCACTCACTTTATTCTGAATCTCGAAAACGAAGCCTGACATGGGCGGAGCCCGCGGCCTCTGTGTTGGAGGAGCTTTACTCAACCCGCActcggatattccaaatatggacatggggggcGTCATGTCAGATGTTGAGAACTGTCCACAcaactctccactacctgttaGCAGAGTTTTAaacgttaataaaaaataaatgaatgagttacaAAAAAATTGTGACaggtctgcttggtagtagcatgtttcctctttacTATTTCCGGCTGCTTATCCAGCTTCACAATTTtcagattgattgttttggaccaATACAGATGAACCACAGTGAGGAAAGGTTATATGAGgcggttcagagatacaaacatttgtatgacttgtcttaCAGTTGTCATTGTGACAAGTGAagcagtagaaacaaaaatttaaccatctggcaaaaaaaataaagacacagctccaactagtgtttgggtggtgttgttacagaatGTGTCAGGCTGACTGATGTGAGCACAAGTATGAACAGCTCTCACACATTTGATACAGTATAATAggtctgttttgtgttttgcttgctGAGTCCTTGCGATTTGTCTTTGTGACAAAAgacagctgcagtgttttcatcTGCAACTTTAAACAGAAGCCGAAATTTGACAAGTCGAGACGAGTTACAACTTTGCACGCGAGGGTAACTGACCTAGCCTTCTCAATAAGTTGGAGAGGATGCAAAATTTCATGTGGTGCATAAGAGCCTATTTATGGCGCTCCTTGTCCTTCTTCCTCCTGATTAATTTCTAATCCTCTTAAACCGCGATGTGAAGCCCAGAGTGCAGAGACATGTATtataacttcttcttcttgtttgacGGTGTAATGTAGGTGCTGCTCCGCTCGCGAGGCGAGTCGCAGCAAACAGCTGTGGTGATGAGGGAGCTCGGCAGGTGACGCTGCCTCTCTTATCTCGTGCAGCAGGAGGCCCGGTTGGATTGGTCCCAGTGATGAGAAGTGCTGCCGGTACGTGGCGGCGGTTCTCTTTGTCATCCCTCGAATAGCCCATCATGCTATTGTCACTCCGTATCTCACACGGCCagatgtacatgtatatattgTGGACCGAATTCCATGcttttctaatgacaaatctgcatttaatttctttagaagtagttatttctttttatacaaaaaaagattttttttctataatatatataaccTAGTGTACACcctgaaacactgaaatatgAAATCCAGGTCTAAATCCACCACTGTTCTATCGTAGCAAACAATGCAggagccacaacaacagactgAGGCAGAAAGAATTTCCTCATTTTGTCGAATCAGTGAAAAACTGGGAATGTCCTCACACCTGCCATGAGCCTCGGCCACCCGGTGGAGCGAGTGGAGGGGGGCAATCATCATCAGTTACTATCAGAGGAGCCCGCTGTCATTCTATTTCAGAGCCAGACTTCCTCAGGCCTCTCTGGAGTCCCTGATATAGGCGTAGCAGTTAATGAGGGAAATACCCAAAGTTAAACCGAGCATGGGAGCCGGAGAGGGGAgagtgggggagggaggaggaccgGAGAGACTGGAAACGTGAGAGAGCAGGAGAAAGGAGCGAGGTGGCTACACGGAGaagagggcttttttttttttttgctgtggctGTGTGGGTCTCTGGCATGATGATTTGggactgaaagtgaaaaaatCACATTGCCAGGGATTACTACACTGCTACGGCTACGACTACCGCCGCTGCTCCTGGAGCCGGTGGagggaggacacacacacttgtctgCCGGTAACAGGGGAGCGTTACACTTCTTTCTGCCTGCGCTTTTAACTTCTTCACCCGATGGGAGCTGCCAGCCCGCGGACCGGTCTGACAGATGTTCTCTTCTGAGGCACGACCAGTGGATTTTGCGAAGTCTGTGTGGTGCGTGCATGCATCCTGCTCCTTCTGATCAGGTGCAGAGCTTAGCCGCCTGCTGAACAGGAACTCTTAGACGTTTGTTCACAGTGGCTAAGTTCTTCACCTGCGCAGAGATGATGGGAAGTGAGACAGGAGTTTGGACACTGCTTTGTGAAGCTTTGTAGAATTTTGCCATATCCTTAAAATAGCTTTTAAATCAGGACCAGATTCTGGGCTCAAGGTGTAAAAAGGAGGAATCTATGCTAAAAATCTTGcaccagtttgtgttttcaatCCTGTTGTTGTTAAGGCCAACGACAATCAATGTTTACTGCTTACTGTAAACAAATGAATCCATTAATCAATCAGTCTCTTAAATAAGTATTGTCTGTGTAATCCGCGCTGTAGTTTATTTCCAGTCAAGCCCACATGTGCCATCCTGCAGCCAGAAAGACTCACCAACAAATGCACCATTTGAGACATGTTAGGAAATGACTGAGCCCTCAAGCTGAGCTTTGTGTTTGCGAGCTTTACGCAAAGATTTATGTTCACCACTGGGCTGAGGCTGAGTGCTGCAGAGGATCAGACAGCAATGAGAGAGCATTGAGAGAGggactttcttttatttcattggATTTGCTGTCCGTAATGTAATATGCTTCAATCTAGCTTCGGAGTAAATCTAATCTCTTGGTAAATTTATTGTCGAGGATGTTGGAGAATTACTGAGCTTAACTTCAGACCGTATGGAGAGGATaaggctgttttttgttgttgttgttgtttttactaaCACCTTTACTAGATTTATCCTACACATTAGGGCATTTTGTTGAGAAAATACAcgataatatatatttatcaacTACTGCTGAAATGAGAAactcagttaaaataaataatgaatatataACAAATGAAAGACGGAGATGGAGTATAGACCTTTCTCATGagattttgacttgtcacaatAGGAAAACCACGGGTGGAATTAATTATGACTCAGCTCCAGTACATCATGACAAAATCCAGCATGCACAAAAGCAGGACCTCCTCTAAGTGGAATGCAGCCATCATTAATACTCCTGTGCAGTCCCTATGGTGAAAAGTCTGCCATGAGAAAAAACTCA encodes the following:
- the LOC124996714 gene encoding uncharacterized protein LOC124996714 — translated: MKASLLLPLSVLVTALGQAQNARPPGDGSGRGAGEVPMSQLRMLSLGLTHLLQGVEDNVERLERQGERDSAELSEATRSLDGLRKQSVHTGRAHRQVRKDVQMLSARKDRLWRAVRDLQKEYEDLEAAQEAMQRRMSRVLRRVKCLNELRSGGRAPSDLSSMKVLLNKQAQRLASLTSEVLARERMIDRRLQHIEHLEKQLASGV